In the genome of Helicobacter sp. 11S03491-1, one region contains:
- a CDS encoding methyltransferase domain-containing protein, whose product MKCPLCHEQDCITQEIIQKNDLYDLYKKVFHIDISSMINSDIIYAYCKHCDLRFFLDSNGQMPTGDDSFYSALNQLHWYYMGEKNEYKFAKNYINPTDKVLEVGCGKGAFAKYLPTKDYTGLEFSTQAKKMAAKEGICIENISIEEYAQTHQNNFDVVCSFQVLEHVSDPGSFLQSKLEVLKKGGLMIIAIPSEDSFAKDWVNNILNMPPHHVSRFSDRCLESVAHIFNLKLCEIYHENVQPEHTQYYKSVIWAKKFLPLSPLIDRKLKRKIINRLGKIGTKFIQIPQNAYGHTVLAVYKKN is encoded by the coding sequence ATGAAATGCCCTTTGTGTCATGAACAAGATTGCATTACACAAGAGATTATTCAAAAAAATGATTTATATGATCTCTATAAAAAAGTTTTTCATATAGATATTTCCTCTATGATAAATTCAGATATTATTTATGCTTACTGCAAACATTGTGATTTGAGATTTTTTCTGGATAGCAACGGACAAATGCCCACAGGAGATGATTCATTTTATAGTGCGCTCAATCAACTCCATTGGTATTATATGGGTGAAAAAAATGAATATAAATTCGCCAAAAACTATATCAATCCTACAGATAAGGTTTTAGAAGTAGGTTGTGGCAAGGGGGCATTTGCAAAATATTTGCCTACCAAAGATTACACAGGATTAGAATTTAGCACACAAGCAAAAAAAATGGCGGCAAAAGAAGGGATTTGTATTGAAAATATCTCTATTGAAGAATATGCCCAAACACATCAAAATAATTTTGATGTAGTGTGTAGTTTCCAAGTTTTGGAACATGTTAGCGATCCCGGAAGTTTCTTGCAATCAAAACTTGAAGTCCTCAAAAAAGGAGGGTTAATGATTATTGCTATCCCTTCTGAAGATAGTTTTGCTAAAGATTGGGTTAATAATATTTTAAATATGCCCCCTCATCATGTGAGTCGCTTCTCAGATCGGTGTTTGGAAAGTGTAGCCCATATTTTTAATTTGAAATTATGTGAGATTTATCATGAAAATGTCCAACCCGAGCACACCCAATACTACAAATCTGTCATATGGGCAAAAAAATTCCTCCCCCTTTCTCCTCTCATTGACAGAAAGCTAAAACGTAAAATCATCAATCGATTGGGCAAAATAGGCACGAAATTTATCCAAATTCCACAAAATGCATACGGGCATACCGTCCTGGCAGTCTATAAGAAAAACTAA
- a CDS encoding acyltransferase — protein MNYFVHSSSLVDAGVIIGKNSKIWHFCHILSGVKIGENCSFGQNCVIGPHVEIGNGCKVQNNVSIHEGVECKDNVFLGPSVVFTNVYNPRAFISRKDQYKKTLLKTGCSIGANATIVCGVSIGEYALVGAGSLVREDIKAFALVVGVPAKQIGWVDKGGCKMIFDPQGIAIDSYDKSRYKLQNNQVVIDED, from the coding sequence ATGAATTATTTTGTCCATTCCTCAAGCTTGGTTGATGCAGGTGTAATCATTGGCAAAAATTCAAAAATATGGCATTTTTGTCATATTTTAAGTGGGGTGAAGATTGGGGAGAATTGTTCCTTTGGACAAAATTGCGTCATAGGTCCTCATGTAGAAATCGGGAATGGTTGCAAAGTCCAAAATAATGTCAGTATCCATGAAGGGGTTGAGTGCAAAGATAACGTCTTTTTAGGTCCTTCAGTTGTTTTTACAAATGTATATAATCCCAGAGCTTTTATTTCCCGCAAAGATCAATATAAAAAAACTCTTCTCAAAACCGGATGTTCTATTGGCGCAAACGCCACCATTGTTTGTGGAGTTAGTATTGGCGAATATGCTTTAGTAGGGGCAGGCAGCCTTGTTAGAGAAGATATAAAGGCATTTGCATTGGTCGTGGGTGTACCGGCCAAACAAATTGGTTGGGTAGATAAGGGAGGATGCAAGATGATTTTTGATCCACAAGGTATTGCTATTGATAGCTACGATAAAAGCCGTTATAAACTACAAAACAATCAAGTTGTCATTGATGAAGATTGA
- a CDS encoding glycosyltransferase family 2 protein — MDGSKISIITPTYNSAKTIADTINSVLSQDYPHIQHIIIDNQSKDATLEIIETYKPQYADKQITLAVSSQPDNGIYDGMNRGIALSDGEIIGFLNSDDFFTHSGVLSTIAKGFDDWGIDCVFGDLEYVDFATLKTKRYWKSSPYAHNAFQQGWHPPHPTFYAKKHIYKMYGNFSLAYKIAADYEIMFRFLQIHQIHSKYIPQTFVKMRLGGKSNQSFKNILLANFECLQAWRDNGVSPPLRLIPLKLLKKIMQYFNH; from the coding sequence ATGGACGGATCAAAAATCTCTATTATCACCCCTACTTACAACTCTGCAAAAACCATTGCAGATACCATTAATTCGGTGCTCTCCCAAGACTACCCCCATATACAACACATTATTATCGACAATCAAAGCAAGGATGCCACGCTAGAAATCATAGAAACTTATAAACCCCAATATGCCGATAAACAAATCACTCTGGCAGTATCCAGCCAACCGGATAATGGTATCTATGATGGCATGAATCGCGGGATAGCTCTTAGTGATGGGGAAATTATTGGATTTCTAAACTCTGATGATTTTTTTACCCATTCCGGCGTCTTATCTACGATTGCTAAAGGTTTTGATGATTGGGGTATTGATTGTGTTTTTGGAGATCTCGAATACGTGGATTTTGCCACATTAAAAACCAAGCGCTATTGGAAAAGCTCTCCTTATGCCCACAATGCCTTTCAGCAAGGGTGGCATCCCCCACACCCAACATTTTATGCCAAAAAACATATTTATAAAATGTATGGAAATTTTTCTCTTGCTTACAAAATTGCTGCTGATTATGAAATCATGTTTCGATTCTTGCAAATCCATCAAATCCACTCAAAATATATTCCCCAAACCTTTGTCAAAATGAGACTTGGAGGCAAAAGCAACCAATCATTCAAAAATATTTTACTGGCTAATTTCGAATGTCTTCAAGCTTGGAGGGATAATGGAGTTAGCCCACCACTCAGGCTTATCCCCCTAAAATTATTAAAAAAAATAATGCAATATTTTAATCACTGA
- a CDS encoding glycosyltransferase family 9 protein — protein MQFRLKKPTLIKKISKNILDSILYAFFSTLDYFAQKHPKECNKNSLIIVKTDGIGDYILFRNFLEVIKNSSIYHNYHITLLTNANSKDLALSWDESFVDAFIWLQRRSFLTKPFYRFKFISKISAQGYDVLINPSYSRHLYSDQALCKIIYAKEKIASIGDHSNTNSLFKSKGDAIYTKLLPSKTEILYEFDRNKEFFEHLLEKNLSTSLHISPSSLMSPENFTKEFPLSQPYSILFIGASSPKRKWNQQGFLKTALYLAKYHHQNIVLCSGKEDILDAQMIQDKLSTQIQTKVFNMVGKTTLTQLASLVYFCDLLISNETSAPHVALALQKPCIVLSNGNHLFRFTPPKSYKNYYLILPWAIQNDEKKSQTLSDSHQKNPLCIHDIQAKDIYPKIDEILQTHPNQAPKSLHFSEKTSKSIAHPVKISVITIVYNDVNHIAQTMESIFTQTYPHIEYIIIDGDSCDGTKELILKTISILATITQKNDSPDKFYLEATHNQNPHFCFKFLSQKDKGIYDAMNKGVSLASGEWCNFMNSGDKFYQTNTIEECFKKYFNTLKTEWGGGYSVIYGHTQIYYAPHESKILYTKSNNHRYHHKFIHQSSFIKTSLIAFYKYDTRFKIAGDTDFFTKIYNKGYKFLKIEQIISIFNANGISDGPSWKGFQEDCKIGYGYHKLFPIFLGSLYLFCILPKTLIKSCLPSCIKNKIRVLLGKKYL, from the coding sequence ATGCAATTTAGACTCAAAAAACCAACTCTTATCAAAAAAATAAGCAAAAATATTTTAGATTCTATTTTGTATGCTTTTTTTTCTACACTTGATTATTTTGCACAAAAACACCCCAAAGAATGCAACAAAAACTCTTTGATTATCGTCAAAACCGATGGCATAGGAGATTATATTTTATTTCGCAATTTTCTGGAAGTCATCAAGAATTCTTCTATTTATCACAATTATCATATCACGCTTTTAACAAATGCCAACTCTAAAGATTTGGCTCTAAGCTGGGATGAATCATTTGTGGATGCATTTATTTGGCTTCAACGAAGATCTTTTTTGACCAAGCCTTTTTATCGCTTCAAATTCATATCAAAAATATCCGCACAAGGGTATGATGTTCTTATCAACCCAAGTTATTCAAGGCATCTTTATTCTGACCAAGCCTTATGTAAAATCATTTATGCCAAAGAAAAAATAGCTTCCATAGGAGATCATTCTAATACCAATTCTCTTTTTAAGTCCAAAGGGGATGCCATTTATACAAAATTACTCCCATCAAAAACAGAGATTTTATATGAATTTGATAGAAATAAGGAATTTTTTGAGCATCTTTTGGAAAAAAATCTTTCTACTTCCTTACATATAAGCCCGTCTTCTTTGATGTCTCCGGAAAACTTCACTAAAGAATTTCCCCTTAGCCAACCTTATAGTATCCTCTTCATAGGGGCAAGCTCTCCTAAAAGAAAATGGAATCAACAAGGATTTCTAAAAACTGCCCTTTATTTGGCAAAATATCATCATCAAAATATTGTTTTGTGCTCAGGAAAAGAAGATATCCTTGATGCTCAAATGATTCAAGATAAGCTTAGCACGCAAATTCAGACCAAAGTATTTAACATGGTAGGCAAAACCACTCTTACCCAACTTGCAAGCTTGGTATATTTTTGCGATCTTCTTATTTCAAATGAAACAAGCGCACCTCATGTAGCCCTTGCTCTTCAAAAGCCTTGTATTGTCCTCTCTAACGGGAATCATTTATTCAGATTTACCCCTCCTAAAAGTTATAAAAATTATTATTTAATCCTACCTTGGGCTATCCAAAACGACGAAAAAAAATCTCAAACTCTCTCTGATTCTCATCAAAAAAATCCCCTTTGTATCCATGATATTCAAGCAAAAGACATTTATCCCAAAATTGATGAAATTCTCCAAACTCACCCTAATCAAGCTCCCAAATCTCTTCATTTTTCAGAAAAAACCTCCAAAAGCATCGCTCATCCTGTAAAGATCTCTGTAATTACCATAGTTTATAATGATGTCAATCATATTGCCCAAACCATGGAATCTATCTTTACCCAAACTTATCCTCATATAGAATATATCATTATTGATGGGGATAGTTGTGATGGCACAAAAGAGTTGATTTTAAAAACAATCTCAATTCTAGCCACAATAACCCAAAAAAATGACTCTCCTGATAAATTCTATCTTGAGGCTACTCACAATCAAAATCCTCATTTTTGTTTCAAATTTTTAAGTCAAAAAGACAAGGGGATCTATGATGCCATGAACAAAGGAGTAAGCCTTGCCAGTGGGGAATGGTGCAACTTCATGAATAGTGGGGATAAATTTTATCAAACCAATACGATTGAAGAATGCTTTAAAAAATATTTTAATACTCTAAAAACTGAATGGGGGGGGGGCTATAGCGTAATTTATGGGCATACCCAAATTTATTATGCTCCCCATGAAAGTAAAATTCTTTATACAAAATCCAACAATCATCGTTATCACCACAAATTTATCCATCAATCCAGTTTTATAAAAACTTCACTCATTGCCTTTTATAAATATGATACTCGTTTCAAAATTGCCGGGGATACAGATTTTTTCACCAAAATTTATAATAAAGGCTATAAATTCTTAAAAATTGAGCAAATTATCTCAATTTTTAATGCCAATGGCATATCTGATGGCCCTTCATGGAAGGGGTTTCAAGAAGATTGTAAGATTGGCTATGGCTACCACAAACTTTTCCCTATTTTTTTAGGTTCTTTATATCTTTTTTGTATCCTTCCTAAAACTCTTATAAAATCTTGCTTGCCTTCTTGTATCAAAAACAAAATTCGTGTCTTGTTGGGAAAAAAATATCTTTAA
- a CDS encoding class I SAM-dependent methyltransferase, producing the protein MQIALDNKDLSPNERQSIQNLLQSQNPNITDDLEQIWYLMDKVWDEMGCDNTKLDWNKIAQYYNHPVWLLNGLFIENHDLSIQIRQNIASYIATSDFQNILDYGGGFGTLAKTIAHKAPHKQVYIYEPYPSQYAKKCIRHYDNIHFVSKLEDNFFDCIIATDVLEHVQDPLKTFGQMLNSLKIGGEAIIANCFYPCIQCHLPHNFHYRYSFNAFTHWMGLKNLGPLQDTHATLFKKLKKQEINPYIKTIGGGGSRIFYKLISSVEFMRPMLRPIKRYIKRKLKGTK; encoded by the coding sequence ATGCAAATAGCACTTGATAATAAAGATTTAAGTCCCAATGAACGCCAAAGTATTCAAAATCTACTCCAATCTCAAAATCCCAATATCACGGATGATTTAGAACAAATTTGGTATTTGATGGATAAAGTATGGGATGAGATGGGTTGCGATAATACAAAACTTGATTGGAACAAAATTGCGCAATACTACAACCACCCTGTTTGGCTGCTAAACGGACTTTTTATCGAAAATCATGATCTCTCTATCCAAATCCGTCAAAATATTGCCTCATATATTGCAACATCAGATTTTCAAAATATCTTAGATTATGGGGGAGGGTTTGGGACACTTGCAAAAACCATAGCGCACAAAGCCCCGCACAAACAAGTCTATATTTATGAACCATATCCAAGTCAATACGCAAAAAAATGTATCCGTCATTATGATAATATTCATTTTGTATCTAAGCTTGAAGATAATTTTTTTGATTGTATTATTGCTACAGATGTTTTAGAACATGTCCAAGACCCCCTAAAAACATTTGGACAAATGCTAAATAGTCTAAAAATTGGAGGAGAAGCAATTATTGCAAATTGTTTTTATCCTTGTATCCAATGCCATTTGCCCCATAACTTCCACTATCGCTACAGTTTCAATGCCTTTACCCATTGGATGGGGTTGAAAAATTTAGGACCTCTACAAGATACCCATGCCACTTTATTTAAGAAGCTTAAAAAGCAAGAAATTAATCCTTATATTAAAACCATAGGGGGGGGGGGCAGTAGAATCTTTTATAAGCTCATCTCTTCAGTAGAATTTATGAGACCTATGCTCAGACCTATCAAAAGATATATAAAACGCAAACTGAAAGGAACGAAATGA
- a CDS encoding DegT/DnrJ/EryC1/StrS family aminotransferase — translation MKIDFANLKKAHLEYADEINFAIQKVIQNTSFIMGEEIQALEEELANFVGCEYAITCSNGTSALLLALMGAGIQAGDEVITSPFSFIAGAEMIALLGAKPVFVDIDPQTFHIHPKYIPQAITPKTKAIMPVSLFGQIPDMDTINAIAKQHHLIVIEDGAQSFGAMYKSRKSGNQSPLAITSFFPSKPLGCYGDGGAVFCNDKNLADKIKTLRIHGQSKRYQHSMIGLNARLDTLQAAILRIKLKHYPDQIARRQKVAMLYNKHLQNKSITLPYTDTKTQNVYAQYCILTSDREGLQKNLSSYEIPYAIHYPKPLHLQDCFAYLNYHQGDFGIAERVSNEILSLPMNAYLSEDEIKYISKAILECL, via the coding sequence ATGAAGATTGATTTTGCAAATCTTAAAAAAGCCCATTTAGAATATGCAGATGAAATTAATTTTGCCATTCAAAAAGTAATCCAAAATACCTCCTTTATCATGGGCGAAGAAATACAAGCCCTTGAAGAAGAGCTTGCTAATTTTGTTGGGTGTGAATATGCTATTACTTGTTCTAATGGCACTAGCGCTCTTTTGCTTGCCCTCATGGGTGCAGGCATACAAGCCGGAGATGAGGTCATTACATCGCCTTTTAGCTTCATTGCCGGGGCAGAAATGATTGCGCTCTTAGGGGCTAAACCTGTATTTGTAGATATTGACCCTCAAACTTTCCATATTCACCCAAAATATATCCCCCAAGCCATCACGCCTAAAACCAAAGCTATTATGCCTGTAAGTCTTTTTGGGCAAATCCCTGATATGGACACTATCAATGCAATTGCCAAACAACATCACTTGATAGTCATCGAGGATGGTGCTCAAAGTTTTGGGGCTATGTATAAATCCAGAAAAAGTGGCAACCAAAGTCCTCTTGCCATAACAAGCTTCTTTCCTTCTAAACCTTTGGGTTGTTATGGTGATGGCGGAGCAGTTTTTTGTAATGACAAAAACTTGGCTGATAAAATCAAGACTCTAAGAATCCATGGACAATCAAAACGTTACCAACATTCTATGATAGGATTAAATGCAAGATTAGATACTCTTCAAGCTGCAATATTAAGGATCAAGCTCAAGCACTATCCCGACCAAATTGCCCGACGTCAAAAAGTAGCCATGCTTTATAACAAACACCTTCAAAACAAGTCCATTACCCTCCCTTATACTGATACAAAAACACAAAACGTATATGCACAATATTGCATCCTCACATCTGACAGGGAAGGTTTGCAAAAAAATCTTTCCTCCTATGAAATTCCTTATGCGATACATTATCCCAAGCCCCTCCATTTACAAGATTGTTTTGCATATCTGAATTATCATCAAGGAGATTTTGGCATAGCTGAGAGAGTGTCTAATGAAATCTTAAGCCTACCTATGAATGCCTATTTATCAGAAGATGAAATCAAATATATTTCAAAAGCTATTCTTGAGTGTCTTTAA
- a CDS encoding Gfo/Idh/MocA family oxidoreductase has translation MIPFGIIGVGGYVAPKHLKAIKDTNNILVCALDIRDSVGILDSFFPQANFFTEFERFDRHIDKLARKKEGVKYISICSPNYLHDSHIRFALKSNAHAICEKPLVLNPWNIDGLRDLERESGKKVYNILQLRLHPGILSLKQKVQQELQNNPNKIYDITLTYLVSRGQWYFVSWKGDVTKSGGIATNIGVHFFDMLSFIFGAPKNNIVHISKPDCASGYLQLKHAHIRWFLSINHNYIPQDVQAMGKKTYRSIIVDNEEIEFSEGFENLHTLSYQDILAHKGFGLEDTKECIQIVHDIRNTSPIGAVGDYHPFCQKVSQ, from the coding sequence ATGATACCTTTTGGGATTATTGGCGTAGGAGGGTATGTCGCCCCCAAACACCTCAAAGCGATCAAAGACACAAACAATATTCTTGTATGTGCTCTTGATATTAGAGATTCTGTAGGGATTTTAGATAGTTTTTTTCCACAGGCTAATTTCTTTACTGAATTTGAACGATTTGATCGTCATATTGATAAGCTTGCGCGCAAAAAAGAAGGGGTAAAATATATTTCTATTTGCTCTCCTAACTATCTCCATGATAGCCATATCCGCTTTGCCCTAAAAAGCAATGCGCATGCTATTTGTGAAAAACCCCTTGTATTAAACCCATGGAATATTGATGGACTCAGAGATCTTGAAAGGGAAAGCGGTAAAAAAGTCTATAATATCTTACAACTCCGTTTGCATCCCGGTATTTTATCTCTCAAACAAAAAGTACAACAAGAACTTCAAAACAATCCCAATAAAATCTATGACATTACTCTTACTTATTTAGTAAGCAGAGGTCAGTGGTATTTTGTATCCTGGAAGGGAGATGTTACAAAAAGTGGGGGAATAGCTACAAATATTGGTGTGCATTTTTTTGATATGCTTTCTTTTATTTTTGGTGCTCCCAAAAATAATATTGTCCATATTTCAAAGCCGGATTGTGCAAGCGGGTATCTCCAACTCAAACATGCCCATATTAGATGGTTTTTGTCCATAAATCATAACTACATACCCCAAGATGTCCAAGCAATGGGCAAAAAGACTTATCGATCTATTATTGTTGATAATGAAGAAATCGAATTTAGTGAAGGTTTTGAGAATCTACACACCTTGAGTTATCAAGATATTTTAGCGCACAAGGGTTTTGGACTTGAAGATACCAAAGAATGTATCCAAATTGTCCATGATATAAGAAATACTTCTCCAATAGGGGCTGTTGGAGATTACCACCCCTTTTGCCAAAAAGTGTCCCAATGA
- a CDS encoding nucleotide sugar dehydrogenase yields MNKTIAIIGLGYVGLPLAIEFGKLYKTIGFDIDTKRIEELQNHQDKNDQSTQTDFLNAKYLSFSHNLHEIAQAHIYIITVPTPIDSYKTPDISALLEASRMVGSLLKKEDIVIYESTTYPTCTENDCVPILEETSHLFYNQDFFVGYSPERINPGDKKNTLTTIKKITSGSTQKVAKEIDSLYASIIDGGTYLAPSIKVAEAAKAIENAQRDLNIAFINELAIIFDKLDMDTYEVLEAAKTKWNFLAFSPGLVGGHCIGVDPYYLTHIAARMGYHPKIISAGRLINDAMPSFIAQKMIKLLAKNNLQTLGSKILILGITFKENCKDIRNSKVPYVKKELEEFGCHVEICDPLADKIQVNQTYGFDILDISQIYYHANIKKYDGIILSVAHDLFKNLKIPLLIQKNGVVYDLKAFLKFKASTRL; encoded by the coding sequence ATGAATAAAACAATTGCTATTATTGGTTTAGGATATGTGGGGCTCCCTCTAGCTATAGAGTTTGGAAAACTCTATAAAACTATTGGGTTTGATATAGATACTAAACGTATTGAAGAACTTCAAAATCATCAAGATAAAAACGACCAAAGCACACAAACAGACTTTTTAAATGCCAAATACCTTAGCTTTAGCCATAACTTGCATGAAATTGCCCAAGCCCATATCTATATCATCACCGTCCCAACGCCCATAGATTCCTACAAAACTCCTGATATATCTGCTCTCCTTGAAGCTTCCAGAATGGTAGGAAGTTTGTTGAAAAAAGAGGATATTGTTATTTATGAATCCACTACCTACCCTACTTGCACAGAAAATGACTGTGTGCCTATTTTGGAAGAAACCTCCCATTTATTTTATAATCAAGATTTTTTTGTTGGTTATTCTCCGGAGCGCATCAATCCCGGAGATAAAAAAAATACCCTCACTACTATCAAAAAAATCACCTCAGGAAGCACTCAAAAAGTGGCTAAAGAAATTGATTCTCTTTATGCCTCTATTATTGATGGGGGAACTTATTTAGCCCCTTCTATCAAGGTCGCTGAAGCTGCCAAAGCCATTGAAAATGCCCAAAGAGATCTTAATATTGCCTTTATCAACGAACTTGCAATTATCTTTGACAAATTAGACATGGACACTTATGAAGTACTTGAAGCTGCCAAAACCAAATGGAACTTCTTGGCATTCTCCCCAGGTCTTGTAGGAGGGCATTGTATTGGTGTTGATCCTTATTATCTTACTCATATTGCTGCACGCATGGGCTATCACCCCAAAATCATCTCCGCAGGAAGACTTATCAACGATGCCATGCCATCTTTTATTGCTCAAAAAATGATCAAACTGCTGGCAAAAAATAATCTTCAAACATTGGGAAGCAAAATCCTCATTCTTGGTATTACTTTTAAAGAAAACTGTAAAGACATACGCAATTCTAAAGTCCCTTATGTCAAAAAAGAACTTGAAGAATTTGGTTGTCATGTCGAAATTTGCGATCCTCTTGCAGATAAAATTCAAGTCAATCAGACCTATGGATTTGATATTTTAGATATTTCTCAAATTTACTACCATGCAAATATCAAAAAATACGACGGGATTATTTTGAGTGTTGCTCATGATTTATTTAAAAACCTCAAAATTCCCTTACTTATCCAAAAAAATGGTGTTGTTTATGACTTAAAAGCATTCTTAAAATTTAAGGCAAGTACAAGACTTTAA
- the wecB gene encoding UDP-N-acetylglucosamine 2-epimerase (non-hydrolyzing), with translation MKILTILGARPQFIKAASLSRILKNYPQIQEIIIHTGQHFDPQMSDIFFSQLHIPKPTYSLQIKNKSHATMTGEMMEEIEKISQDIKPDATLVYGDTNSTLAGALSSAKLHIPIIHIEAGLRSFNLKMPEEINRILTDRISWLLFCPSQKAFDNLMDEGFSNFPCKIYKSGDIMLDSLLYYSPYAKKPPIPIQKDFALATIHRPCNTDDPQTIHTLIAALDTLASTTQIILPLHPRTAKTLSNLHIVPKHITLTNPLGYLEMIWLLKHSKAVLTDSGGLQKEAYFFGKPCLILREESEWEELVTHQCGILVGTHKEKIIQSFGNIPYLFAKPFPKNLYGQGQSGEFIAKKILEMI, from the coding sequence ATGAAAATCTTGACTATTTTAGGGGCTAGACCCCAATTCATCAAAGCAGCTTCACTCAGCAGAATATTAAAAAATTACCCTCAAATTCAAGAAATTATTATCCATACAGGACAGCATTTTGATCCCCAAATGAGTGATATATTTTTTTCACAACTCCATATCCCTAAACCCACCTATTCTCTTCAAATAAAAAATAAAAGCCATGCAACCATGACAGGGGAAATGATGGAGGAGATTGAAAAAATTAGCCAAGATATAAAACCGGATGCGACTTTGGTATATGGAGATACCAACTCCACCCTTGCAGGAGCACTTAGCAGCGCCAAACTCCATATACCCATCATTCACATTGAAGCAGGTTTGCGAAGTTTCAATCTCAAAATGCCTGAAGAAATCAATCGTATCCTTACAGACAGAATCTCTTGGCTTCTTTTTTGCCCCAGCCAAAAAGCATTTGATAATCTCATGGATGAAGGGTTCTCAAACTTTCCTTGCAAAATCTACAAAAGTGGGGATATTATGCTTGATTCTCTGCTTTATTACTCCCCATATGCAAAAAAACCCCCTATCCCTATCCAAAAAGATTTTGCCCTTGCAACTATTCATCGCCCTTGCAATACTGATGATCCCCAAACAATACATACCCTAATAGCAGCGCTTGATACGCTGGCTTCTACAACACAAATCATCCTTCCCCTTCACCCGCGCACAGCTAAAACGCTCTCAAATCTCCATATCGTTCCAAAACATATTACCCTGACAAATCCCTTAGGTTATCTTGAAATGATTTGGTTACTCAAACATTCAAAAGCTGTTTTAACTGATAGCGGAGGACTACAAAAAGAAGCTTATTTTTTTGGCAAGCCTTGTTTGATTCTCCGAGAAGAAAGTGAATGGGAAGAGTTAGTTACACATCAATGTGGTATTTTAGTAGGAACACATAAAGAAAAAATTATTCAATCTTTTGGTAATATACCTTATTTATTTGCAAAACCTTTTCCCAAAAATCTCTATGGTCAAGGGCAATCAGGGGAATTTATCGCAAAAAAAATTCTGGAGATGATATGA
- a CDS encoding polysaccharide deacetylase family protein — protein sequence MSLKSQIINKLSNFWRVQKIYQGKAIILMLHRIAPLNPHKLPANENMKVSPEFLENFIVHARKEGYNFISLDSLYEDLCKNTLKDKSLIITIDDGYKDNLEFGYPIFAKHDVPFCIYVCTSFPQREHNMWWFGLEDYLLTHHRVDFFGQSIDINTLQAKQEVFLKFREVIIANSSNYQDAGNIMEKLGIFYNPGDYDSLALSWEEIKIMLNNKITTIGHHTHTHPIFNNLADDQIISELTLSNDLFSLHLGYIPKHFAYPFGSVAEVSKKHFQILKNAGFKTATTTRKGTLYPQHKKYLSALPRVFFNESFKIQDCFKIRKKIIVTD from the coding sequence ATGAGTTTAAAAAGCCAAATCATCAACAAACTCTCTAACTTTTGGCGGGTTCAAAAAATCTATCAAGGCAAAGCAATTATTTTAATGCTTCACCGCATTGCCCCTCTAAATCCCCATAAACTCCCCGCCAATGAAAACATGAAAGTTTCCCCGGAATTTCTGGAAAATTTTATTGTGCATGCCAGAAAAGAGGGGTATAACTTTATTTCATTAGACAGTTTATATGAAGATTTGTGCAAAAATACTCTCAAAGATAAATCTTTGATAATCACCATTGATGATGGTTATAAGGACAATCTAGAATTTGGTTACCCTATTTTTGCCAAACATGATGTGCCATTTTGTATCTATGTATGCACTTCTTTTCCGCAACGTGAGCATAATATGTGGTGGTTTGGACTTGAAGATTATTTGCTTACTCACCACAGGGTTGATTTTTTTGGACAAAGCATAGATATAAACACCTTGCAAGCCAAACAAGAGGTATTTTTAAAATTCCGAGAAGTTATCATTGCAAATTCAAGCAATTATCAAGACGCCGGAAATATCATGGAAAAATTAGGGATTTTCTATAATCCCGGAGATTATGACTCCTTGGCTCTGAGTTGGGAAGAAATCAAAATCATGCTAAATAACAAAATCACTACTATCGGGCATCACACCCATACTCACCCAATTTTTAACAATCTTGCTGATGACCAAATCATCTCTGAACTCACTTTGAGCAATGATTTGTTTTCTCTTCATTTAGGGTATATTCCAAAGCACTTCGCCTATCCGTTTGGAAGCGTGGCAGAAGTGAGCAAAAAACATTTCCAAATCCTAAAAAATGCAGGATTCAAAACAGCTACAACTACCAGAAAAGGCACTTTATACCCCCAACACAAAAAATATTTGAGCGCCCTCCCCAGAGTGTTTTTTAATGAAAGTTTTAAGATACAAGATTGCTTTAAAATACGCAAAAAAATAATTGTTACAGACTAA